The stretch of DNA AAGAGAGTTTCTTGTTTAACTTAGCTTGAATTGGCTAGGAGGGAATGGTATGTGTTGAAGTTATTGGAGAAGTTGAATACTTGTATAATAGCCATTCACTtgtgtttatttattatttgcttGTGTTAATGGAAGGTAATGAGGTGCATTAGTTGAATACTTATTTTGCTAATTTATTTGGACTGGATCGTAATCTTTGACTTAGTCAAAAATATCGATAGGGATATATACTTTTGTcgtatatttaattaatcaaaataaatttgattactTGTtgctaaatttaaagttatattacatacacacatatatttatttatatgcttGATATTGACTCACctaatgggttttttttttttttttttttttttttttttttttgatagttttTTAGTGCCAAAGTGTATGCACCTTCCTAGGATGTTACTTCCACCAATCATGCATGCAAAAACCATCTTTAATTTTAGTGCGGCTGCTTCATGCGGATTGACTTATTTGATGCTATCCTCTTAATTTGAAGTTtctttgaacttaaaaataatcAACAATGGCCACCTCAGTACATTCCATAATCTAAAGGCAAGGTTAATGTTGAAgctccaaaaaaaaaggctcctGCTGTAAGGTTCCTAAGGTGCAAACGTGCTTGGTGAATATGCAACCAGGCCAAACAGGCTTGAAAACACTACagaaaagtaaatttattataatgtaCGTTATTATGTCTATCTCAAATTTTTAGTTCATATTTACACGCAACTAATAATATAGATAGGTATCAAGGATATTTTGGTGAGTGAAAGGGCACAATTTATATGTCAATTCATTTCTTGACTAGGTGGCTTGATGATATGAGTAAAGTTTGCGTGGGGTATTTAGTGATAAGAGCAAGCGTATTTGTCATTTGTGGTGTCATAACTTTTTATTCACATGATCGAGATAAAGTGGATTTGGTGGTAATTACAGTGGCAGTGGTTGTCACGTTGCGTGCTAGATTTAAAAGTAACTTTGTTCATTCCCATTGATAATTACACATCCAAGCATAGTAACAAAGGAAAGATATATAAAACGGAGAGAATGATAATTGCATGgttcaactttaaaaaaattaaagatggTTAACAAGTAAATGTTCATTAATGGGTAAACAAAGTAGAGTTGATCATTGTACTTAATCATGCAAATTGAAATCAGAATTCTTAATTTCTCCAACAGTACCCAGACGCATTATGGTTTATAGAAACACTCTAATAGccatagaaaatagaaaaatatgcaCTAGTATTTGGCTTAATAATTATTCTAACGGCTATTCTTTTATGGCTGCATTAATTGCTGGAACTTGTTCAAATGTATCTGCTCAAATGCTCAAGAAGATCTAGCTTATATTTGGGCTTCTTTTAGTTGATTTTCCTACAATTTGTCCTAATCTCCCCATCAGTCCCTGTTAGAGGACTAATATTCCCCATATTTATCATCGCGCTTGGGAAGTCGCTAAAAAACTTCGCAAAGTTCGTTGCGTACGAGCTAACTTGCGAGTCGGTGGAACCGCCGTTAAAGAGTTGCTGGTCCGAGTGAAGCAGCCCCTTCTTGTTCAACAAATTCTTGTAGTAGAAGTTGTCGAAGATGGTGGGAGTGACGGCGTCGAGGGGCGCGAGATTGTCGTCGCCACCGGATTGTGGGCACTTGGCCTTTAACACGGTAACACAAGTTGGGTCTATGTTGGTGTCATTGTAGATACGGTCCCGAAACGAGACGCATCTGGCTTGTCCTATGGTGTGGGCTCCTGCAAGGATCAAACATGTATGGTTCCAAAAATGTAAATTAATCACCAAAACTAttactgttgttgttgttgttgttattattattattattacataccTGAGAGAGCAACCATGTCACTCGTACTGAGGCCCTTCTTCGCGAAGGCGGAGATGAGGCCGCTAAGGTCAGAATTCGGGGACGGGAGGTCGCTGTTGGCCTCGCTCAAGCTCGCGGTCGTGGAATCTCTTCTTCCTAATAGAACAGCCCATGTTGGGCCACCTA from Ananas comosus cultivar F153 linkage group 18, ASM154086v1, whole genome shotgun sequence encodes:
- the LOC109723758 gene encoding cationic peroxidase 1-like: MASFSTLSCSLALFLFFSLNIMASAQLSSTFYDTSCPQALPTIKKAVIAAVAKERRMGASLLRLHFHDCFVQGCDGSVLLDDTASFTGEKTAKPNANSLRGFDVVDTIKSQIESVCKQTVSCADILAVAARDSVVALGGPTWAVLLGRRDSTTASLSEANSDLPSPNSDLSGLISAFAKKGLSTSDMVALSGAHTIGQARCVSFRDRIYNDTNIDPTCVTVLKAKCPQSGGDDNLAPLDAVTPTIFDNFYYKNLLNKKGLLHSDQQLFNGGSTDSQVSSYATNFAKFFSDFPSAMINMGNISPLTGTDGEIRTNCRKIN